One Mycobacterium kubicae genomic window carries:
- a CDS encoding FHA domain-containing protein, whose product MPPPAPPALTVRYDGSERTFAPGHDVVVGRDVRADMRIAHPLISRAHLLLRFDQGRWLAIDNNSLNGTFANGRRVPMVDIHDGQSVNIGNPDGPMLRFEVGRHQGMAGRPPQTTSMPILAPYAHQSGHIGPPPQSGRQPNYAPPTAARGFPGGAPPPPAAKAAPPAPPGQPVYPSSAAPWQTGQPPVAAPPPPPNLHPPRSAAPTHHGPTAAKPPEVANLATKMFQALRGGGGGAPEAPAGSVTIGRATDNDIVIQDVLASRHHAFLTLTPLGAEIRDNNSVNGTFVNGVRVGSAILTDGDVVTIGNVDLVFTGGTLIRRTEAATRTGGLEVKSVTYTVEGGKQLLDHISLTARPGTLTAIIGGSGAGKTTLSRLIAGYTSPTTGSVTFEGHNIHAEYASMRSRIGMVPQDDVVHRQLTVNQALGYAAELRLPPDTSKADRAQVVAQVLEELELTKHADTRVDKLSGGQRKRASVALELLTGPSLLILDEPTTGLDPALDRQVMLMLRQLADAGRVVLIVTHSVAYLDVCDQLLLVAPGGKTAYLGPPSQIGAAMGTSNWADIFTKVGADPDAANRRFLAENQAPAFADEASPAADLGEPVHTDVLRQFSTIARRQIRLVVSDRGYTVFLALLPFLIGVLTLTVRGKTGYGMSDPLGNNPAQPDQILVMLNVGAVFMGTALTIRDLIGERPIFKREQAVGLSTAAYMGAKIVVFCAFAIVQAAIATIISVVGWGKPLSDAVLLGDVRFELFVTVAATCVASALLGMAMSAVAQSQDQIMPMLVVSIMSQLVFSGGMIWVTDRIVLDQLSWFTPARWGFAASASTIDTHRLIPGPTDPKDRHWNHTPANWLFDMGMLAVLCVAYGTIVWWKIRLKRR is encoded by the coding sequence ATGCCCCCACCCGCCCCGCCAGCGCTGACCGTTCGCTACGACGGGTCGGAACGCACCTTCGCCCCCGGCCACGATGTGGTGGTCGGCCGAGATGTGCGAGCCGACATGCGCATTGCTCATCCGCTGATCTCGCGCGCCCACCTGCTGCTGCGCTTCGATCAGGGCCGCTGGCTGGCCATTGACAACAACTCCCTGAACGGGACCTTCGCCAACGGGCGCCGGGTGCCGATGGTCGACATTCACGACGGCCAGAGCGTCAACATCGGCAACCCCGACGGTCCGATGTTGCGCTTCGAGGTCGGGCGGCACCAGGGGATGGCCGGGCGCCCGCCGCAGACCACCTCGATGCCCATCCTGGCGCCCTACGCGCACCAGTCCGGTCACATCGGCCCCCCGCCGCAGTCCGGTCGCCAACCCAACTACGCCCCGCCGACCGCGGCCCGCGGATTCCCCGGCGGCGCGCCGCCACCCCCGGCGGCGAAGGCAGCGCCACCGGCGCCGCCGGGACAACCGGTGTACCCGAGTTCGGCCGCGCCCTGGCAGACCGGGCAGCCCCCGGTAGCCGCGCCGCCCCCGCCGCCGAACCTGCATCCGCCGCGTTCGGCAGCTCCGACCCACCACGGCCCGACCGCCGCCAAGCCGCCCGAGGTCGCCAATCTGGCGACCAAGATGTTCCAGGCGCTGCGCGGCGGCGGCGGTGGGGCGCCGGAGGCGCCGGCCGGATCGGTCACCATCGGCCGCGCCACCGACAACGACATCGTCATCCAGGACGTGCTGGCCTCCCGCCACCACGCGTTCTTGACGCTGACGCCGCTGGGCGCGGAGATCCGCGACAACAACAGCGTCAACGGCACCTTTGTCAACGGTGTGCGCGTCGGCTCGGCGATCCTGACCGACGGCGACGTGGTCACCATCGGAAACGTCGACCTGGTGTTCACCGGCGGCACCCTGATCCGCCGCACCGAGGCCGCCACGCGTACCGGCGGGCTGGAAGTCAAATCGGTCACCTACACCGTCGAGGGCGGCAAGCAGCTGCTCGACCACATCTCGCTGACCGCCCGGCCCGGCACGCTGACCGCCATCATCGGCGGGTCCGGTGCCGGCAAGACCACGCTGTCGCGGCTGATCGCGGGATACACCAGCCCGACCACCGGCAGCGTGACCTTCGAGGGTCACAACATCCACGCCGAGTACGCCTCCATGCGCAGCAGGATCGGGATGGTGCCCCAGGACGACGTGGTGCACCGCCAGCTGACCGTCAACCAGGCGCTGGGCTATGCCGCCGAGCTGCGGCTGCCGCCCGACACCAGCAAAGCCGACCGCGCCCAGGTGGTGGCTCAGGTGCTCGAGGAGCTGGAGCTCACCAAGCACGCCGACACCCGGGTGGACAAACTCTCCGGCGGCCAACGCAAGCGCGCGTCGGTGGCCCTGGAGCTGCTGACCGGGCCGTCGCTGCTGATCCTGGACGAGCCGACCACCGGGTTGGACCCGGCGCTGGACCGGCAGGTCATGTTGATGCTGCGCCAGTTGGCCGACGCCGGCCGTGTGGTGCTGATCGTCACGCACTCGGTGGCCTACCTCGACGTGTGTGACCAGTTGCTGCTGGTGGCGCCCGGCGGCAAGACCGCGTACCTGGGGCCGCCCAGCCAGATCGGTGCGGCCATGGGCACGTCGAACTGGGCCGACATCTTCACCAAGGTGGGCGCCGACCCCGACGCCGCCAACCGCCGGTTCCTGGCCGAAAATCAAGCGCCCGCCTTCGCCGACGAAGCCAGTCCGGCCGCCGACTTGGGCGAACCGGTGCATACCGACGTACTGCGGCAGTTCTCCACGATCGCCCGTCGCCAGATCCGGCTCGTCGTGTCCGACCGTGGCTATACGGTGTTCCTGGCGCTGCTGCCCTTCCTCATCGGCGTGCTGACGCTGACCGTGCGCGGCAAAACCGGATACGGCATGTCGGATCCGCTGGGCAACAATCCTGCCCAGCCCGACCAAATCCTGGTCATGCTCAACGTCGGCGCGGTGTTCATGGGAACCGCGTTGACGATCCGAGACCTCATCGGTGAGCGTCCCATCTTCAAGCGAGAACAGGCGGTCGGCTTGTCCACGGCGGCCTATATGGGCGCCAAGATCGTGGTGTTCTGCGCGTTCGCGATCGTGCAGGCGGCGATCGCGACCATCATCTCGGTGGTGGGCTGGGGCAAGCCGCTCTCGGATGCCGTGCTGCTGGGCGACGTCCGTTTCGAGCTGTTCGTCACCGTCGCCGCGACGTGTGTGGCTTCGGCGCTGCTCGGCATGGCGATGTCGGCGGTGGCGCAGTCCCAGGACCAGATCATGCCGATGCTGGTGGTGTCGATCATGTCTCAGCTGGTGTTTTCCGGCGGCATGATCTGGGTGACCGACAGGATTGTGCTCGACCAGCTGTCCTGGTTCACCCCCGCCCGGTGGGGCTTTGCGGCGTCGGCGTCGACGATCGACACCCACCGGCTGATCCCCGGCCCCACCGATCCCAAGGACCGGCACTGGAATCACACCCCGGCCAACTGGCTGTTCGACATGGGCATGCTCGCGGTGTTGTGCGTGGCCTACGGCACCATCGTGTGGTGGAAGATCCGGCTGAAGCGCCGCTGA
- a CDS encoding DUF3017 domain-containing protein: MTLRTILGRAVRAQWPILVVGLIFLVAFVLAGANFWRRGALLIGIGVGVAAVLRLALPDERAGLLVVRRRATDFVTTATVGAAVVYIASTIDPLGTG, translated from the coding sequence ATGACCCTGCGGACCATTCTCGGCCGCGCGGTTCGCGCGCAGTGGCCGATCCTGGTCGTCGGGCTGATCTTCCTGGTGGCGTTCGTGCTGGCGGGCGCCAACTTCTGGCGGCGCGGGGCCCTGCTCATCGGTATCGGAGTCGGGGTGGCCGCGGTGTTGCGGTTGGCGCTGCCCGACGAACGCGCCGGGTTACTCGTGGTGCGCCGCCGGGCAACCGACTTTGTGACCACCGCGACGGTTGGGGCCGCGGTGGTCTACATCGCCTCGACGATCGACCCGCTGGGCACCGGCTGA
- a CDS encoding DUF732 domain-containing protein: MNAWRHQPLTIRLLAASAGALAAAAALAAPAEASPIDDQFLGALNNAGVNYGDAGNAAALGQTVCPMLAQPGGNFAAAASRVGGNGMSPGMASMFTSIAIQMYCPQMMSDIASGNIGALQQLPGVSMVPGLAGGGMPGLPGGIPGF; encoded by the coding sequence ATGAACGCCTGGCGCCACCAACCACTGACCATTCGACTGCTCGCAGCGTCCGCCGGCGCGCTCGCCGCGGCAGCCGCGCTGGCGGCACCCGCCGAAGCCAGCCCGATTGACGACCAGTTCCTCGGCGCGCTCAACAACGCCGGCGTCAATTACGGCGACGCGGGCAACGCGGCCGCGTTGGGACAGACCGTCTGCCCGATGCTGGCGCAGCCGGGCGGCAACTTCGCCGCGGCCGCCTCACGTGTGGGCGGCAACGGCATGTCGCCGGGGATGGCCAGCATGTTCACCAGCATCGCGATTCAGATGTACTGCCCACAGATGATGTCCGACATCGCCAGCGGCAATATCGGTGCGCTGCAGCAACTTCCAGGCGTGTCCATGGTGCCCGGTCTCGCCGGCGGCGGGATGCCCGGACTGCCCGGCGGCATCCCTGGGTTCTGA
- a CDS encoding NADH:flavin oxidoreductase, which translates to MAVDSSTAPDVFSPAKLGPLTLRNRIIKAATFESRTPNALVTDDLIEYHRQPAAGGVGMTTVAYCAVSPGGRTGGEQLWMRPEAVPGLRRLTDAIHAEGAAISAQIGHAGPVADARSNGATALAPVRFFNPIAMRFAKKASADDIDDVLADHAQAARFAVEAGFDAVEIHLGHNYLASAFLSPLINRRDDEFGGSLANRAKVARGLVLAVRRAVDQGPRPIAVTAKLNMADGVRGGISTDESLTTAKWLEEDGGLDAIELTAGSSLVNPMYLFRGDAPLKEFAGAFKPPLRWGMRMTGKKFLREYPYREAYLLREARLFRAELKMPLILLGGITNRETMDLAMAEGFQFVAMARALLAEPDLINRIAADGDRHSVHSACIHCNRCMPTIYSRTHCVVTGAPDA; encoded by the coding sequence ATGGCTGTTGACAGCTCCACAGCTCCTGATGTGTTCAGCCCGGCCAAGCTCGGTCCGCTGACGCTGCGCAACCGCATCATCAAGGCGGCCACCTTCGAGTCGCGCACCCCCAACGCGCTGGTGACCGACGACCTCATCGAATACCACCGACAGCCCGCCGCCGGCGGGGTCGGCATGACCACGGTCGCCTACTGCGCGGTGTCCCCCGGCGGGCGCACCGGCGGGGAACAACTGTGGATGCGCCCCGAGGCGGTGCCCGGGCTGCGCCGCCTCACCGACGCCATCCACGCCGAAGGCGCGGCAATCAGCGCCCAGATCGGGCACGCCGGACCGGTTGCCGACGCCCGCTCCAACGGGGCCACCGCGTTGGCGCCGGTGCGTTTCTTCAACCCGATCGCCATGCGGTTCGCCAAGAAGGCCAGCGCGGATGACATCGACGACGTGCTGGCCGATCACGCCCAAGCGGCCCGTTTCGCCGTCGAAGCCGGCTTCGACGCCGTCGAAATCCACCTCGGCCACAACTATCTGGCCAGCGCGTTCCTGTCGCCGCTGATCAACCGCCGCGACGACGAGTTCGGCGGCTCACTGGCGAACCGCGCCAAGGTCGCACGCGGCCTGGTGCTGGCGGTGCGGCGCGCCGTCGACCAGGGACCGCGGCCGATCGCGGTCACCGCCAAGCTCAACATGGCCGACGGCGTGCGGGGCGGCATCAGCACCGACGAGTCGCTGACCACGGCCAAGTGGTTGGAAGAAGACGGCGGGCTGGACGCCATCGAACTGACCGCGGGCAGCTCGCTGGTCAATCCCATGTACCTGTTCCGCGGTGACGCCCCGCTCAAGGAGTTCGCCGGCGCGTTCAAGCCGCCGCTGCGCTGGGGCATGCGGATGACCGGCAAGAAGTTCCTGCGCGAATATCCCTACCGCGAGGCCTACCTGCTGCGCGAGGCGCGACTGTTCCGCGCCGAGCTCAAGATGCCGCTGATTCTGTTGGGCGGCATCACCAACCGGGAGACCATGGACCTGGCGATGGCCGAGGGATTCCAGTTCGTCGCGATGGCCCGGGCCCTGCTCGCCGAGCCTGACCTGATCAATCGGATCGCCGCCGACGGCGACCGGCACAGCGTGCACTCGGCCTGTATTCACTGCAACCGCTGCATGCCCACCATCTACAGCCGCACCCACTGCGTCGTGACGGGTGCCCCCGACGCGTGA
- a CDS encoding TetR/AcrR family transcriptional regulator: protein MPADLPPSSPDDPGRPASVQRIRDTALAIFATRGSESTSLRTIADAAGVSIGLVQHHFGTKANLVQAVEDHVMTVLTEALAGPLVSAPDDPVADAADRVISLLSGPEVVADYMSRALAENTAVGARIFDTLVDICTGYWEELRQQGLTQPGLDPVWITLSPLTLVLGTFILRSHLSRYLPDALTTPEQLERWRNATERIIAGGQLQRPAGNG, encoded by the coding sequence GTGCCAGCGGACCTGCCCCCGTCAAGTCCCGACGACCCCGGCAGACCGGCAAGCGTCCAGCGGATCCGCGACACCGCGTTGGCCATCTTCGCCACGCGCGGCAGCGAGTCCACATCGCTGCGCACGATTGCCGACGCCGCGGGAGTGTCCATCGGTCTGGTGCAGCATCACTTCGGCACCAAGGCGAATCTGGTGCAAGCGGTCGAGGACCACGTGATGACGGTGCTGACCGAGGCCTTGGCGGGTCCTCTGGTCAGCGCGCCGGATGACCCCGTGGCCGACGCTGCCGATCGCGTCATCTCGCTGCTGTCCGGACCCGAAGTGGTCGCCGACTATATGAGCCGGGCGCTGGCGGAGAACACTGCGGTCGGCGCCCGCATCTTCGACACCTTGGTCGACATCTGCACCGGGTACTGGGAGGAGCTGCGCCAGCAAGGTCTCACCCAGCCGGGACTCGACCCGGTGTGGATCACGCTCAGCCCGCTCACCCTGGTCCTCGGAACGTTCATCCTGCGTTCGCATTTGAGCCGGTACCTGCCTGACGCCCTGACCACCCCGGAGCAGCTGGAGCGGTGGCGAAACGCCACCGAACGGATCATCGCCGGCGGACAGTTGCAACGACCGGCCGGGAACGGATGA
- a CDS encoding GTP-binding protein: MALRHSEAPPEAHATASTKIVIAGGFGAGKTTFVGSVSEIIPLRTEAMVTDASAGVDMLEATPDKRTTTVAMDFGRITLADDLVLYLFGTPGQRRFWFMWDDLVRGAIGAIMLVDIRRLQDSFAAVDFFEHRNLPFLVAINEFDGAPRYPVDEVRKALTLAPHIPVISVDARNRRSATDALIAVSEYALTSLTATSAAGR; this comes from the coding sequence GTGGCCTTAAGGCACTCTGAGGCGCCACCCGAGGCGCACGCCACCGCGTCGACGAAGATCGTCATCGCGGGCGGATTCGGCGCCGGTAAGACCACCTTCGTCGGCTCGGTGTCGGAGATCATACCGCTGCGCACCGAAGCGATGGTGACCGACGCGTCGGCCGGCGTCGACATGCTCGAGGCCACCCCGGATAAGCGGACCACCACCGTCGCAATGGATTTCGGCCGGATCACCCTGGCCGACGACCTGGTGCTCTACCTGTTCGGCACCCCGGGCCAGCGCCGGTTCTGGTTCATGTGGGACGACCTGGTACGCGGCGCGATCGGCGCGATCATGCTGGTCGACATCCGCCGCCTGCAGGACAGCTTCGCCGCGGTCGACTTCTTCGAGCACCGCAACCTGCCGTTTTTGGTCGCCATCAACGAGTTCGACGGCGCCCCCCGCTACCCCGTCGACGAGGTGCGCAAGGCGCTGACCCTGGCGCCGCACATCCCGGTGATCAGCGTCGATGCCCGCAATCGGCGATCGGCGACCGATGCGCTGATCGCGGTCAGTGAATACGCCCTGACCAGCCTCACCGCCACGTCGGCGGCAGGCCGCTGA
- a CDS encoding ATP-binding cassette domain-containing protein translates to MTQAQPPVLTVRSGPSQRSFAAGPDVTVGSDLRADLRVAHPLVARAHLLLRFEQGRWTAIDNNSNNGVFLNGRRVSGLDIHDGMAVNLGRPDGPRVTFEVSHHGGIVGLIPATEKLPRIDTPGPPPSAGPPPPPRPRPWGTRDTPLPPQPPGPAARVPVDARLQHSTWRGPTSTASKIPTERAPTFNVDPSLATPVGGSASIGRSLDNDIVITDVLASRHHAYLAPTPVGTEIRDAHSINGTFVNGIRVGSAILSEGDVVTIGNVDLLFTGGNLVRQSAAATRAGGLQVNAVSFAVDGKTLLGNVSLTARPGTLTALIGGSGAGKTTLARLIAGYSTPSSGTVTFEGHNIHAQYASLRSRIGMVPQDDVVHRQLTVAQALGYAAELRLPPDTTKEDRQQVVTQVLDELGLTKHAHTRVDKLSGGQRKRASVALELLTGPSLLILDEPTSGLDPALDLQVMTMLRQLADAGRVVLVVTHSLTYLEVCDQVLLMAPGGKTAFLGPPDQIGAAMGTTNWAHIFAKVGADPDEANRRFLARNRPPPPTPAGSPADLGAPAHTSVHRQFSTIARRQVRLVVSDRAYFVFLAVLPFILGALSLTVPGNTGFGIAEPTSQTPDEAAQVLTLLNIAAVFMGTALTIRDLIGERPIFWREQAVGLSTWAYLSAKLTVFCLFAVVQAAIATGIVLLGKGAPKQQALLLGDPSFELFVGVAATCVASAILGMLLSSVARSNEQIMPLLVVSLMLQLVLSGGMVPVTNRLVLDQMSWVVPGRWGYAASAATVDLPKLVPSSIIERDSHWRHSPSAWLFDMTMLAALSVIFSAVVWWRIRLKR, encoded by the coding sequence GTGACGCAAGCTCAGCCGCCCGTGCTGACCGTTCGGTCCGGTCCGTCGCAGCGCAGCTTCGCCGCGGGTCCCGACGTGACCGTCGGCAGCGACCTGCGGGCCGACCTGCGCGTGGCCCATCCCCTGGTCGCCCGCGCGCATCTGCTGCTGCGCTTCGAGCAGGGCCGGTGGACGGCGATCGACAACAACTCCAACAACGGCGTCTTCCTCAACGGCCGTCGGGTCTCCGGGCTCGACATCCACGACGGTATGGCCGTCAACCTCGGCCGGCCCGACGGGCCGCGGGTGACGTTCGAGGTGAGCCACCACGGCGGCATCGTCGGCCTGATCCCGGCAACGGAGAAACTGCCGCGCATCGACACCCCCGGGCCGCCACCGTCGGCCGGTCCTCCACCGCCGCCGCGGCCGCGGCCGTGGGGCACCCGGGATACACCCTTGCCGCCGCAACCGCCGGGTCCGGCGGCCCGCGTCCCGGTGGATGCCCGCTTGCAGCACTCCACCTGGAGGGGCCCCACCAGCACGGCGTCGAAAATCCCGACCGAGCGGGCCCCGACCTTTAACGTCGACCCCAGCCTCGCCACGCCCGTCGGGGGCAGCGCCAGCATCGGTCGCTCACTGGACAACGACATCGTCATCACCGACGTGCTGGCCTCCCGCCACCACGCCTACCTGGCGCCGACGCCGGTGGGCACCGAGATCCGCGACGCGCACAGCATCAACGGCACTTTCGTCAACGGCATCCGGGTCGGGTCGGCCATCCTCAGCGAGGGTGACGTGGTCACCATCGGCAACGTCGACCTGCTCTTCACCGGCGGCAACCTGGTCCGCCAGAGTGCGGCAGCGACCCGCGCCGGCGGCCTGCAGGTCAACGCGGTGTCCTTCGCCGTCGACGGCAAGACGCTGCTGGGAAACGTCTCGTTGACCGCGCGGCCCGGGACGTTGACCGCCCTCATCGGCGGGTCCGGTGCCGGCAAGACCACCCTGGCCCGGTTGATCGCCGGATACAGCACCCCCAGCTCCGGCACGGTGACCTTCGAAGGCCACAACATCCACGCTCAATACGCCTCGCTGCGCAGCCGCATCGGGATGGTCCCGCAAGACGACGTCGTGCACCGCCAGCTGACCGTCGCGCAGGCGCTCGGTTACGCCGCCGAGTTGCGCCTGCCGCCGGACACCACGAAAGAGGACCGCCAGCAGGTGGTCACCCAGGTGCTCGACGAACTCGGGCTGACCAAGCACGCCCACACTCGCGTCGACAAGCTCTCCGGCGGGCAGCGCAAGCGCGCGTCGGTGGCGCTGGAGCTGCTCACCGGGCCGTCGCTGCTGATCCTCGACGAACCCACCTCCGGCCTGGACCCGGCGCTGGACCTGCAGGTCATGACGATGCTGCGGCAACTGGCCGACGCGGGACGGGTGGTGCTGGTGGTCACCCACTCGCTGACCTACCTCGAGGTCTGCGATCAGGTGTTGCTGATGGCGCCGGGCGGCAAGACCGCGTTCCTCGGCCCGCCCGACCAGATCGGCGCGGCGATGGGCACCACCAACTGGGCGCACATCTTCGCCAAGGTCGGCGCCGACCCCGACGAAGCCAACCGGCGCTTCCTGGCCCGCAACCGGCCGCCGCCGCCCACCCCGGCGGGATCGCCGGCCGACCTGGGCGCGCCGGCGCACACCAGCGTGCATCGGCAGTTCTCCACGATCGCCCGCCGGCAGGTCCGGCTTGTCGTGTCCGACCGCGCCTATTTCGTGTTCCTGGCGGTCCTGCCGTTCATCCTGGGTGCGCTGTCGCTGACCGTGCCGGGCAACACCGGGTTCGGCATCGCCGAGCCCACCAGTCAGACGCCCGATGAAGCCGCCCAAGTCCTGACGCTGCTGAACATCGCCGCGGTGTTCATGGGCACCGCGCTGACCATCCGGGACCTGATCGGCGAGCGGCCAATCTTTTGGCGCGAACAAGCCGTGGGCCTGTCGACGTGGGCGTATCTGAGCGCCAAGCTCACGGTGTTCTGCCTGTTCGCCGTCGTCCAGGCGGCCATCGCCACCGGCATCGTCCTGCTGGGTAAGGGCGCCCCAAAGCAACAGGCGCTGCTGTTGGGCGATCCCAGCTTCGAGCTGTTCGTCGGCGTGGCCGCGACGTGCGTGGCCTCGGCGATCCTGGGCATGCTGCTGTCCTCGGTCGCCCGCTCCAACGAGCAGATCATGCCGCTGCTGGTGGTGTCGCTGATGCTGCAGCTGGTGCTGTCCGGGGGCATGGTCCCGGTGACCAACCGGCTGGTGCTCGACCAGATGTCCTGGGTGGTGCCCGGGCGGTGGGGGTATGCGGCGTCAGCGGCCACAGTCGACTTGCCGAAGCTGGTGCCAAGCTCCATCATCGAGCGGGACAGTCACTGGAGACACTCGCCCAGCGCGTGGTTGTTCGACATGACGATGCTTGCCGCGCTCTCGGTGATTTTCTCCGCCGTGGTGTGGTGGCGCATCCGGCTCAAGCGTTAG
- a CDS encoding bifunctional methylenetetrahydrofolate dehydrogenase/methenyltetrahydrofolate cyclohydrolase translates to MGAITLDGKATRDEIFVDLKERVAALTASGRTPGLGTILVGDDPGSQAYVRGKHADCAKVGITSIRRDLPADISTETLNETIDELNANPECTGYIVQLPLPKHLDENAALERVDPDKDADGLHPTNLGRLVLNIPGPLPCTPRGIVHLLRRYDVEIAGAHVVVIGRGVTVGRPLGLLLTRRSENATVTLCHTGTRDLPALTRQADIIVAGVGVPHLLTADMVRPGAAVVDVGVSRVEGKLTGDVHPDVWDVAGHVSPNPGGAGPLTRAFLLTNVVELAERQ, encoded by the coding sequence GTGGGCGCAATCACGCTTGACGGCAAGGCCACCCGGGACGAGATTTTCGTCGATCTGAAGGAGAGGGTGGCAGCCCTGACAGCGTCGGGTCGCACCCCCGGGTTGGGCACCATCCTGGTCGGTGACGACCCCGGCTCCCAGGCTTACGTGCGCGGCAAGCACGCCGATTGCGCCAAGGTCGGCATCACCTCCATCCGCCGCGACCTGCCCGCCGACATCAGCACCGAAACGCTGAACGAGACCATCGACGAACTCAACGCCAACCCCGAGTGCACCGGCTACATCGTGCAGTTGCCGCTGCCCAAGCACCTCGACGAGAACGCCGCGCTCGAGCGCGTCGACCCGGACAAGGACGCCGACGGTCTGCATCCGACCAACCTGGGCCGGCTGGTGCTCAACATCCCGGGCCCGCTGCCGTGCACGCCCCGGGGCATCGTGCACCTGCTGCGCCGCTATGACGTCGAGATCGCCGGGGCGCACGTGGTGGTGATCGGGCGCGGTGTGACGGTCGGTCGTCCACTCGGCCTGTTGCTGACCCGGCGCTCGGAGAACGCCACAGTCACGTTGTGCCACACCGGAACTCGCGATCTGCCTGCGCTCACCAGGCAGGCCGACATCATCGTCGCCGGGGTCGGAGTGCCACACCTGCTGACGGCCGACATGGTCCGTCCCGGAGCCGCCGTCGTCGACGTGGGTGTCAGCCGGGTGGAGGGGAAGCTGACCGGCGACGTACACCCCGATGTGTGGGATGTCGCCGGTCATGTCTCGCCCAACCCCGGGGGCGCCGGCCCGCTGACCCGGGCGTTCCTGTTGACCAACGTTGTCGAGCTGGCCGAGCGGCAATGA